tatataaaaataaatttataaactaatatgatttaatgtgatatttcacattataaaattattttaaagtaaaatCATATACAGTCATGAAAAGTGTAAATACAGTGCAGTTGCTTTAAACCTCTACCACACAAACACTCCGTATATGTCATGCATGACGTTAATTAGAACTGTCGTATGTACGTTCTATTGTTCTAAAGCCACTCCTCACAAATCAGCAAGCTGATCGACCAAGCAAAGTGGACTCAACTTTACAAAATTGCAGAGACACAAAAGTTGGGAGGAGGCTATGTAATAATATAAAGATTATTGCAACAACTCATTTTATAGAGATTCCATTTCATCTGCCCTATCAGTTTGGATCAAGAAGGGAAATGAGTCAATGACTGACTGGCATACACTATTGCAACAACTCATTTTATGCAGAGCGGCAAGCGTTAGTATTATTGTCTGCTGTAAAAACGGGCCTTTGAAAGACTAGGCTGAAAAAGAAATAGACAAAGCCACTCTAGCAGCCACCCTATAATGGCAAAACACATCAATCCAGGTAGGTGAACAGAACCTTATAAGAGGGTTGTAACTTGTAATTAATACTAGGAAGGAAGCATGGAAAAAACAGTACCATTCCGGAGAATCTGATACATAGTTCCATTTTTTAACCTAAGTTTGCTAGCTGTGGATTTAGCTTATTCATGAACGTTGATCTCCAGCTGTATTGGGATCGTTTGGTTACCTTTGATTTTTGTGTCCATCAATAAACAAGATGATGTGGATGGTTTGCAGGAAATTCAAGGAGAAATACTTACTAGGAAAATGAAATGCAAATCTAGAAATTCGAACCAATCCACtgaataatttgaattttaaagtaTTATGGCCAGAATTAAATATTGGATGGATAATAATCCAAATCCATTTATGTTGATTCAAACAGATTCACAATTAACATAAATCCATTCACAATCCAAATCATTCAGGGTGAATATTAGGAAAATGCTATGTGTCTCgactgattttattttatttttatttaatgattaaggaatttattttaatgatgttttgaattttttttctaaaacctaTTTGGGTAATGTAATATTATGAGAAtacttcactattatttattattttattattacttttcacatactttttactattatttaatattttataattattataaatgtaGAAATTGGCAAGGattatatgacaaaatgataaaatttatcttatcattatttgtttatatttggatgaatgtaaaataagagatgattttatttttaacaacatTGAGTTTATTTAGATGTTTATAAGGTTGTTTAAATAAGTCGGTtacatgtattttaaattcataagAGTCTGCAATTATTAAGACCCGAAACTGAACACAGATAAGAAACTACAGTGAAGAGTTATCGCAGAATATCAGCAACCAGTCAGGAAACACTCTCGCAACTGTTTCTACCTGTCAGCAGAATTTCACTTCAACTAGGACTCTtttcagactttctatttaaagggatttggTTTTGTAACTCTTTAAGGATTTTGAGCCACGAATTCCAAAGAGGATATTCTAAACATTTGTGAGAGAAAAtttacttgagaattttcatagggtttttatttctccttgagtgtgatcatgctttgagtgtgaagtaacatcaattggatttcagcccTTAGAGTTCTAGGAGAAAAggcaacatttgaagatcgtcagaggttctggctgctactgcggtttaaaaaaaatagtcatttgtttaggcaagtaagagagccAAATCGCAAAGGTTTTATAATTGAtgattacttgtaattgttcttcaaataataagattgactttcctgagtttggctgccccgtagggtttttaCCCTTAAAAAGTTCTTTAAAGGTTTTCcattcgtaaccaatcgttgtgtcttacaaagttgattatttattctaaagtatttgattcgtttcataacattgataattgagatctaacaaatttgttcaagaaaattggtagacaatttcgttgtctacaggggtacgttgggaatttcaattggcattagAGCAAtccgagtgtgatccgtgcccctGTAATATGTCATCATTAACTGTCCCACTGCAATTCAAAGgtgaaaattatgcatattgGAAAGTACGCGTGCGAGCTTTCCTCAAATCATTAGATGAACGAGTGTGGTACTCTGTTGAACAAGGATGAACTAAACCTGCAACAAGCATTGATGCTTTGACAAAAGAAGAGATCAATAATTGTAATTGGAATAGCAAGGGACTGAATGCTATCTTCATGGATGTATCTcctgaaaaatttaaaagaatatccaTGTGTGAGGTTGCTAAAGTAGCATGGGAAATTCTGGAGATTACGCATGAAGGAACAAAAACTGTGAAAAACTCAAAGATTAAGATGTTAGaagatgaaagttttaatgagTTTTATGCTAAACTTAATGACATTGTtaattccaggtttaatctcaGAGAAAAAGTTGATGATTCAAGAATTGTGAGGAAGATCCTAAGGTCTCTACTTGAAAGATTCAGACCTAAAGTTAttgctattgaagaaagtaaagatttgGATACAATAAAAGTTGAAGAGCTGGTCGGATCTTTACAAGCATATGAGTCTTCACTTTCTCAAGCTagaaaaggtaagtccattgctttgaaaactgtaaaagaaaatcatgagaATTCCTCTAATGAAGAAAGTTTAAATAATGAGGAAATAGCTCTCATTgcaagaaaatttagaaaattcatGCTTAATAAAAAGGGTAGTGGAAAatcaaaaagaggaaaagaattttttggtaagaaaaatgaatttgaaaattggaatagagataaaagtgaaaagaaagataaagtgaaatgtcatgaatgttctggatATGGTcacataagaattgaatgttcaaatttcagaaaaagtaaaggaaaaactTTGAATGTATTACTTAGTTATAGTTCTGACTCTGAAAATTCATCATCTGAcaatgaaaaatcttttatggctttTGCTTCTATTGTGAATGATCTTACTGAGGTTGAACTAACAAAAGCTGAAAGTGAATGTGCCTTTAGTGATTCGGATGTAGCCCTTGTTGAAGCTGATAAGGATTTTAGCATACAAGAACCATATAATGACGTATGTGAAGTAGtagtcaaattaaagaaactcaacaagaagctgtacaatAGACTCACTTCTGTGGAAGGTGAGAAAAATAATCCCTCAGAGGCACTAAAAAATTCTGATGttgaaatatcaaaattaaatgaTCAAAAGACTGCACtagaaaagaaattagaagAAACAGCAACACagaaattagaagaaatgttgAGTTGTTAGAAAGTGAGTAATGATAGAATTGGACTAGGATATATGACttcaaaaaggaaagaaaaactaGTCTCATCATCTGCTGCTACATCATCTAAAGAAATAGTTTTTGTAAACGAAAGTCAAGGTAAGAATGTTGAAAATCATCTATCATCCAAATCAGTTCATTCAAAAATTCTGCTGATAAATTCATTCCTACTTGTCATAATTGTGGAattgttggtcatataagactACATTGTTTTAACTTTTACCAAGTGCAGAAAATGAATGGTGaaagaaatacaaaaagaagagagaagagtcTAGAAAATCAAGTTGAGAATATGAATCAACAGATAAACTTTTTAAGTCTCAAGCTTGGTGAATTGGCAGATTTTTGCTTCCAAAATAAGATAATACAAAGCAGTgcaaatgaaaagaataaaccaaaaccCAAAGTAAAATGGGTGAATAAAAAAGATGATGTGTGCTTTGTTGCTCACACAACACTTAGAGCAAAGAAAGACTGTTCTTGGTATCTGGACAGCGCTTGTTCAAGACACACGTCTGGAGATAAAGCATTGTTCAAGAAGATTGAACAAACTGCTAGAGGCACTGTGACTTTTGGAGATAGAAGCAAAGCTACTGTAGAAGGAAAATTGAGTATTGAAATACCTGAATTACCTTCTTTACATGATATTTTGTCTGTTAATGgtctaaaagtaaatttactcAGCATTAGTTAGTTTTGTGATGACAATCTTTCTGTTCAGTTTTTCAAAGATGAATGCAATATATACAATCAAGCCGGAGAGTGGATTCTAAAAGGCACTAGAACCTCATATAATTGCTGTGGAATCTCTCCAAGTTTAAGGTTAGAGTGTTATAGGACCTTACTTGATGAAGCTGAATTATGGCATTAATGACTTGGACacattaattttaaagagtTATCAAAGATGTGTAGAAGGGAAGCTGTTGATGGATTGCCCAAAGCTATTAAAGTCAAGAAAATAGTATGTGAAGCATGCCAAAATGGAAAACAAACTAGGACTCAACATCAGAAAATTAATCACATACTCACCTTTGGGCCACTTGAGTTGTTGCATATGGACTTGATGGGTCCCACTCAAACTGAGGGTCTTGGTGGAAAGAGATATATCATGGTGATTGTAGATGACTTCTCAAGATTCACATGGTCTATTTTATTGAGAGaaaaaactaaagtttttgatcTTGCCAAGAAGCTGTTCAAGAAGTTAcaaattgaaaatgaagtttCTATCTCTAGAATATGTAGTGATCATGGTAGAGAATTTGAAAATACTAACTTCACTAATTTTTGTGATGAACAGGGCATACATCAGGAATTTTCTATGCTTATTACTCCACAGCAAAATGAGTAGTGGAAAGGAAGAATAGCGCAATTCAAGAGATGGCCCGAACCATATTAAGCAACAAAAAGATGGCACTGCACTTTTGGGGAGAAGCTGTAAATACAGCAAATCATATTCTGAATCGAGGGGTTCTAAGACCGAGCACCAAGCTTACTCCTTATggtttgtggaaaaataaaaagcccACGGTAaagtattttagagtttttgggaGCAAATGTTATATCTTGAGAGACCGAGAAAACACtcataaatttgaaagcaaaagtgatgAAGAAGTGTTTCTAGGTTATTCTTCAAATAGTAAggcttatagagtttacaacttaCGCACTAAAACTGTTATGGAATCAATTAATGTTGTTGTGGATGATATTTCAACCGAGATTACTGTAGAGGAACTTGAAGACATGAAGGAATTGGTGCAAGCTGTGGAAAATGACTCTCAAGAGCAAGTTGAAGAAGATCATCCAGAAAAAACACCATAAAACTCACAAGAAAAAGAACCATCTTCTAGAGTCACTCAAAATCACCCAAGAGAAAATATGCTTGGTGATCTAGATGAAGGTATGAGACTTAGAAAAAGAGTGTTAAATCaagtttcttttgtgtgttatttGTCACAGGTTGAACCAAAGAAAGTTGAAGAAGCATTGAATGATGAAAGTTTCGTCAACGCGATGCATGAGGAACTTCATCAATTCactagaaatgatttatggGAATTAGTTCCTAGACcagaaaaatacaatattatgggaactaagtggatcttcaagaaCAAGTCAAATGAACATGGGACCATTGTGAGGAACAAAGCAAGTCTAGTTGCACAAGGCTACACTCAAGTAGAAGGGATTcattttgatgaaacatttgcCCCCGTGGCTCGTTTGGAATCTGTTTGCATTCTACTTGCACTTGCATATCATCTAgacttcaaattatatcaaatggatATCAAAAGTACTTTCCTAAATGAACTATTacatgaagaggtatatgttgaacaacctaAAGGGTTTACTAATCATCTCTATCCTGACCATGTGTACAGGTTGAAGAAGGCTCTTTATGGGTTAAAACAAGTTCCTCGTGCGTGGTATGAAAGGTTGACAGCTTACTTACTTGATAATAATTTCATTAGAGGACAAGCTGATAGAACTATATATGTTCATAAGAAGATCAGGTAAACAACTCCTAATTGCTCaaatctatgttgatgatattgtctTTGGAGCTACACTTGAGTCTCTTGCACATGAttttgcaaatgaaatgaaatatgaatttgaaatgagtatgATTGGTGAGCTGAATTTTTTCTTAggcattcaaataaaataaagtaaagaaGGAATTTTTATCTCATAATCTAAGTATGCAAGAGATCTTGTTAAGAGATTTGGAATGAAAGGAAAAGGCAATGCTCGCACTCCCATGAGCACTTCAGTAAAAATCAGTAATAATTCTATAGGTAAAAACATTGACCCCATTCTTtatagaagcatgataggaagTTTATTATATATCACAGCAAGTAGACCCGAAATAACTTTTAGTGTTGGTGTGTGTGCTAGATTTTAAGCTAAACCTAAGAATCCCATCTTACAGCaataaaaagaatcataaaacatcttaatgcTACTGTTGATTATGGGATATGGTATTCAAAAGACACTAATCTAACACTTGTTGATGATTCGAATGCTAATTGGGTTGGGAATGCTGATGACAGAAAGAGTACTACAGGTGGATGTTTTTATGTAGGTGGTAATCTTGTGGCTTGGAtgagtaaaaattaaaattcaatttctttatccactgctgaagctgaatatataGCTGCAGGAAGTTGTTGTACACAATTCTTATGGATGAAAAAGATGCTTAATGACTACAGTTTCTCTCAAGATACTATGACAATCTATTGTGATAATTCTAGTGCTATACATATTTCCAAAAATCCTGTCCAGTACTCATGAACCAAGCACATTGATAttagacatcattttataagagactTGGTTGAATCTAAAATAGTATCCTTGGAGCATGTGTCTACTGAATATCAGTTGGCTGACCTGTTTACTAAACCTTTGGATGGTCTCAGGTTTGAGTTTTTAAGGAAAGCCATTGGGGTGTGTGATCCCAAgtgagactttttttttttttaggatttaCAGTATATACGTATActatgtttttctttcttctgtttgtttttctattcagttttcaagaaaataaaaaaaattaaaaaaaaaattcaagtacATGGTTGATAAATCAAAGTGTTGAGCAGGTGtgatattatttgataaatttcTGAAATTGTGCACTGCTCCTGGTAGTACAGAACACTGAATGGATACTAACCCTATGACTCATTTTGTCAAAGTTCATATACTATGCACTGTGAGGAActtgtatgtatattttttatgcttAAAAGATCATTTTGTCTACTGAGATGCTCATAAAAGGGAAAGTTTGTGCcttaaattgactaatactagttgaacctagtacatttGATAGCTCTCCCATTGCCAAACACAAAaagtgatccatatagaaaaagtcggtgttacATCATTGCGGAAAATGACAAACACCGCACACGAATCAATTTCCTTCAGTCCTTATAGGAAAAATCGTTGttctaatcattatggaaaaagatgagcaacaaacatgGACACAAAAGAGGTAgtgcaaactagtgtttggaggagatgttCTTGTATCTAGGTCCTAGCATAAAGTGTGAGCATCTGTGAGAAGCAAAATATCCATGAATAAAGGactcaaaaatatattgaagaaaaaaaatatacagatatatatatatatatagactatggcataagtatactcactcacacactcacatagACTTTAACATTGATGAGTTTATGAGAAGTGAACATCAATAGTGACTGCTGCAATTAAGAGTGTGTTActgattagatttttttttttttgtaaaatccaCTATGTTTGCACTAAGATGAGGTCAAACATGTTCCTTGattcattattcttttttttttttaaatgttctttttattttatttttttttgtattacttttgctttgttaaaaaaaaaatactaataaaaaaatgttctttttatttttttattacttttgctttgtttaaaataaataaataaataaatactaataaaaaaaggggcaattttttttttttttttggatttgagCCTTAGTCTGTGCTTTGGCCCCTTATGCTACTCTTGTAATAGTCCCAGGGGGACTCTTTTTTCTGGCACGTGCATAGGCACACGACACTTATGTGCCTtaagttttttttcttgtcttGTGTCGCATACATGCCCTGACCCTCCCGACCCCTTTTTCTCTCCTATTTTGCAGGGCAACCATCTCACTCACACATTTCCTCCTCTTTTGAGACCCAACCAATTTCTTCATTCACTCATATCACTAGTTAGACTTCTGAAATTCTGAAGATCATTCAGTTCTTCTCATCTCTGCATCCTAATCAAGGTAAGGCTTCTATGATTTTCGGATTTCTCAAGTTTCTAGGGTTTGGTATGTATTTTAGCCAATCTATGAGgggcttttcattttttttggttgggttGTGTTGAAATCACAATGGTTGATCAGTTGAGCTATTTGGTTACTTGtattgaggatttttttttttttgctttgtgaAATTATGGTTTTTGGGTTCTCCAGGGTGCGCACCATGTGTTTGATAAAAGTCCTGAGTTATCTCTgagtctttctttttcgttcttTATGGTAGTTTTGTTTCACATATCGCACACATGTGCACATGAGTGAGTTGCATGTATGCTCAAGGGTCTCTCATCTTCTCCTCCTCACAGTCACCATGTTCTTATAATTTGGATGGTACATGGTTGTATACGGACTTGGTTGCTTTGATGCTCCAGATGCGATTTAAGGAACGTGCCAAGCGACGTAAGGTCTCATCTCCAGTACCATCTAAGAGCTTCACTTCTTCAAGTGAATAAGAACATGTGGTCAACCTAGGGAAGTCATACTCAGTTCCTTCCACCCATGCCTACATCGACAGGAGTCACCACTGATCGCTTCATTTCTGTTGAAGTTGAGACAGCCTATCGCATTACTTTTTCTAAAAGGCAAGTATTGGGAGAGCGGAAGGTAAGCATTAATGATTTCCCTTCGGATGAATTCCAACTTATCCAGAAAATCTTTACAGAAAGGGTCTGGGAGAAACTTACCATGGATCTCCCACTCCCTGTGTTGAATTGGTCCGTGAGTTCTATTCCAACATTGCCCACTTTAATTTGGATGAGCATAGTATCACCTCTACTGTTTGGGGAACTCAAATTGATGTTTCGCCTGCTATTTTAAGAGAGTTATTTGAACTCCCTGAGATGGATAATCCTTTATACCCATATAAGGGCATGGGGGCCCCAACGAAGATTGCCATGCGCAACCTCTTTGTTGGTCCCGATGGCCCTAAATGGACAGTCAAGACTCATCTTCTACCCATTAATCATATTCTTCCTCAATTTCGACTTTTGGCCAAAATAGTGCTCACCAACCTCTGGCCCATTAGTCGCCATACTGAGATTACACTTGAGAGAGCCTATTTTATGTATGCCTTGGCCACTGGAGTCTCCATTGATCTTCCCCGACATGTAATTGATATTATCCATCGATCCCATGTTGAAAAGGAGCAAAATCTCCATTTTAGTAGCTTAATGACCAAGTTGGCTATGAAAGCCAAAGTCCCTCTTCGGGCAAATGAACCTACCATGAAAATGCATGGGTCTATTTCTGCTTTAACAGTGGTCAAGTCTGAGGGTGTCCTCACTAAGAAGCAACCTCTAACAAATGAGTCAGCCTCCTCACCCACCGAGCCATCTGTCCCTATATCTCAAGTGCTGGAGAAAATGTATGTTTTGTCTCAAAAACTTgatcttcttgctgcaaaatgggAAGACAGTCAGTCCAAGATAGAACAACAAATTGCCGATGTACGTTCTGACTGTGTACAGGCGAATGATTGGTTGGTCCAACTCTCCTTGGATGTTCGGCAGGTGATGGCAAATGTAGCTGATTCTGATAATGACTGTTAGACTCCCTTGGCTGATTGAAGACGAATGAGGGGGAGAAACACTTGAGGGGGAATAGCAGCAGAGGGGGAGACCAAAACAGTGGAGAGCACAACTGATAATactattatgtttttttttttttttaactctttccTTAATTCAGATACAAGTTAATATGTTCTTATGTTTTGGGTTTATTAGGTTTATTAGGCCAAATCATCTTCTCCTCTACTTCAACTAGGACTATTTCCAgaccttctatttaaagggatttggTTTTGTATCTCTTTAAGGATTTTGAGCCACGAATTCCAGATAGGATATTCTGAACATTTGTGAGAGAAAATttacttgaaaattttcatgagatttttcatctcttcttgagtgtgatcatgctttaaGTGTGAAGTAACATCAATTGGATTTCATCCTCTAGAGTTCTAGGAGGAAAggcaacatttgaagatcgtcaaaggttctggctgctactgcgatAGAAGACAAACATGTcgttgtctaggcaagtaagagaatcgaattgcaaaggttttgtaattaatgattacttgtaattgtttttcaaagaaTAAGATTAACTTTTCTAGATTTGACGGTCCCGTAGgatttttacctttaaagagttctttaaagggttttccttcgtaaccaatcgttgtgtcttacaAAGTTAATTATTCATtctaaagtatttgattcatttcataatcttgataattgagatttaatatatttgttcaaggaaattggtagacaatttcgtgatcCACatgggtacgttgggaatttcaactATAAAAGAGCCAACTAAATctcatatttcaaaaaaatacaaaataaaatctcaaattaACAACCAAAGCTTGGAAACGGCAATCAAATAAAATGATCATATCAAAAGAAGTTGAAAACCGCAATCCAAATCATTGAACCAAATAAAATGACCAAAAGCTGGAACCAAAATCAACAACCAAATAAAATGACCAAAAGAGACTAAACGATAATCCAAATCGCATAAACTTtactgtgggaaaaaaaaaccaaataaaaaacataTGGAAATAGAAACACAGTCTTGGAAAAAAAGAATCGAAAAAAAGGAGTTTGGTGAACAGCGTGGGCTTACCGAAAGGTGTTCGCGAGCGACGGTGGCATACAAGCTATTTTGGGGAGAGTTCGGCAACAACAACGGATTTTTTTGTGGAGACTTCGGCCACGATAACAAAATTTGAGCTGTTTTGTGTTTGGTCTTTCGTGAGATGTTTTGTGGAAAGAAATAAGGCTTCACGAGCAATTGTGGTGTCTCAAGCGGGAAGAATATTTTATGGTCAAAAAATGATTTGGCCAGCAATATGGATTGGCTAGATTTGTtgagttaaaaatattaaagttaaaattactATAGATATGTTGAGTTTGCTGTCCATGTATTTTAAGCAAAATAACTAAATAttgcttatttttaaaatattattatgtaaaGTATTGTGAAAAGTAacgtgtttatcatttttcaaaacaataaacgGATTTGaatgaaatgagttaaaattaaaattcaaaatcttcGGGCCTGGGAGAAACTTACCATGGATCTCCCACTCCCTTAGGATGAATTCCAACTCATCCAAAGTCCCTCTTCGGGCAAATGAACCTACCATGAAAATGCCTGGGTCTATTTCTGTTTTAACAGTGGTCAAGTCTGAGGGTGTCCTCACTAAGAAGCAACCTCTAACAAATGAGTCAGCCTCCTTACCCACCGAGCCATCTGTCCCTATATCTCAAGTGCTGGAGAAAATGTCTGTTTTGTCTCAAAAACTTGATCTTCTTCCCGCAAAATGGGAGGACAGTCAGTCCAAGATAGAACAACAAATTGCCGTTGTACGTTCTGACTGTGTACAGGTGAATGATCGGTTGGTCCAATTCTCCTTGGATGTTCGGCAGGTGATGGCAAATGTAGTTGATTCTGATGATGACTCTTAGACTCCCTTGGCTGATTGAAGACAAATGAGGGGGACAAACACTTGAGGGGGAGCAGCAGCAGAGGGGGAGACCAGAACAATAGAGAGCACAACTGATAATACTATTATGTTTTCTTTGAACTCTTTCCTTAATTCAGATACAAGTTAATATATTCTTATGTCTTGGGTTTATTAGGTTGAAAGACTAATGTGTTGATTATGATCACTAAACTTGTACTTGAATCTGgattgtttgtcttttttttttttttttttgtctccaaGTCAGTTTATCAAAACACAaacttttgagaattttttatttgtatctcTTTGTGGTCTGCTGTTTGAAATATACAACAGggaatttacattcatcaagATGTTTTCGTCACCAATTTGCCAAAGGAGGAGATTGTAAATGTAGAAATTGGCAAGGATTAGATGACAAAATGATAAAGTTTCTCTTCtcattatttgtttatatttggatgaatgtaaaataagagatGACTTTACCTCTAACAATATTGAGTTTGTCTAGATGTTTATAAGGTTGTTTAGAAAAGTCAGTTACATGTATTTCGAATTCATAAGAGTTTGCAATTATCAAGACCCGAAACTGAACATAGATAAGAAACTACAGTGAAGAGTTATCACTAAATGTCAGCAACCCGTCAGGAAACATTATCGCGACTGTCTCTACCTGTCAGCAGAATTCCACTTCAACTAGGACTATTTCCAgaccttctatttaaagggatttgaTTTTATATCTCTTTAAGGATTTTGACCCACGAATTccagagaggatattctgaacatttgtgagagaaaattcacttgagaatttttatggaatttttcatcttttcttaagggtgatcatgctttgagtgtgaagtaaTATTGATTAGATTTCAGCCCCTAGAGTTCTAGGAGGAAAtgcaacatttgaagatcgtcaAAGGTTTTAGTTGCTACTGCGATAGAAGACAAAcaggtcgtttgtctaggcaagtaagagagtcgaattgcaaaggttttgtaattaattattacttgtaattgttaaAGTTACTATAGATATGTTGAGTTTGCTGTCAATGTATTTTAAG
This genomic interval from Carya illinoinensis cultivar Pawnee chromosome 10, C.illinoinensisPawnee_v1, whole genome shotgun sequence contains the following:
- the LOC122278407 gene encoding uncharacterized protein LOC122278407: MCEVAKVAWEILEITHEGTKTVKNSKIKMLEDESFNEFYAKLNDIVNSRFNLREKVDDSRIVRKILRSLLERFRPKVIAIEESKDLDTIKVEELVGSLQAYESSLSQARKGKTLNVLLSYSSDSENSSSDNEKSFMAFASIVNDLTEVELTKAESECAFSDSDVALVEADKDFSIQEPYNDVCEVVVKLKKLNKKLYNRLTSVEDFCFQNKIIQSSANEKNKPKPKVKWVNKKDDVCFVAHTTLRAKKDCSWYLDSACSRHTSGDKALFKKIEQTARGTVTFGDRSKATVEGKLSIEIPELPSLHDILSVNGLKGIHQEFSMLITPQQNE